From Candidatus Brocadiaceae bacterium, the proteins below share one genomic window:
- a CDS encoding sigma 54-interacting transcriptional regulator, protein MRNDILENPNWLLDPEWAQREKITSFDGQPLVFRDETLGVLAVFSRKVLDQALLIMLRTFASNAAAAIANARAFEEIEQLHQQLELENEYLRDEIKEAFSFVDIVGQSSSLQKTLQQIELVAPTNTTVLIQGESGTGKELIALAIHQRSKRKNNPLIKVNCASIPLELFESEFFGHVKGAYTGAVKDRAGRFQLADGGTIFLDEVGEIPMELQGKLLRVLQEGEYERIGEERTRRVNVRVIAATNRDLEKEMEAKRFRQDLYFRLSVFPVEIAPLRKRKEDIPILVRHFLKQNCRSLGCKELFLRKKHILQLQSYDWPGNIRELQNVIERAVILSKGKKLTLDLPETDISKIAPHILQYHKPLLKQIDEILTAEELKNLEKENILAALEKTNGKISGSRGAAEILGMKPTTLASKIKALGIHR, encoded by the coding sequence TTGCGGAACGATATACTTGAAAATCCAAATTGGTTGTTGGACCCCGAATGGGCACAAAGGGAAAAAATAACGAGTTTTGATGGTCAACCGCTGGTATTTCGTGATGAAACTCTTGGTGTGCTTGCGGTTTTCAGCAGAAAAGTATTAGATCAGGCGCTCTTGATAATGCTGAGAACCTTTGCCTCCAATGCCGCAGCGGCCATCGCCAATGCCAGGGCATTTGAGGAAATCGAACAGTTGCATCAACAGTTAGAATTGGAAAACGAGTACCTTCGTGATGAAATTAAAGAAGCGTTTTCTTTTGTTGATATTGTGGGACAGAGCTCCTCCTTACAAAAAACACTTCAACAAATAGAACTCGTGGCGCCAACGAATACAACTGTTCTTATACAGGGAGAATCCGGAACAGGAAAGGAACTGATTGCCTTAGCCATTCACCAACGAAGCAAACGCAAAAATAATCCTCTTATCAAGGTTAATTGTGCTTCTATCCCGCTAGAACTTTTTGAGAGTGAATTTTTTGGACATGTAAAGGGAGCATACACTGGCGCAGTAAAGGATAGGGCTGGTAGGTTTCAACTTGCGGATGGGGGAACTATTTTTCTTGATGAAGTAGGTGAAATACCGATGGAATTACAAGGCAAATTGCTTCGAGTACTCCAGGAAGGTGAATATGAAAGAATTGGGGAGGAAAGGACACGGCGAGTTAACGTAAGGGTGATCGCCGCTACCAATAGAGATCTTGAAAAGGAAATGGAGGCAAAACGGTTTCGGCAGGATCTTTACTTTCGGTTAAGTGTCTTTCCCGTGGAAATAGCTCCTCTTCGGAAAAGGAAAGAAGATATACCTATTTTGGTAAGACATTTTCTAAAACAGAACTGCAGGAGTCTGGGATGTAAGGAATTATTTTTGAGGAAGAAACATATTCTTCAACTCCAGAGTTACGATTGGCCGGGAAATATACGGGAGCTACAAAATGTGATTGAACGAGCAGTGATCCTCTCTAAGGGGAAGAAGTTAACGTTAGATTTACCGGAAACGGATATCAGTAAAATCGCGCCGCATATTCTACAGTACCATAAGCCTCTGCTGAAACAAATTGATGAAATATTGACAGCCGAAGAATTGAAAAATCTTGAAAAGGA